One Fictibacillus halophilus genomic window, TTTCCTGGACAAGGCTCTCAAGCAGTAGGAATGGGTAAAGAGCTAGTATCACAGGAAGCATCAGCAAAAGCTATCTTTGACAAAGCTGATGAAAAACTTGCTATGAAGCTTTCAGATATTATCTTTGAAGGACCTGAAGATGTACTCAAAAGAACAGAAAATACACAGCCTGCATTATTAACGATGTCAACAGCTGTTCTTGAACTGTTAAAACAACGTGGAATTCAAGCCGATTATGTGGCTGGTCATAGCCTTGGTGAATACTCTGCACTTGTAGCAGCAGGCAGTCTCTCTTTTGAAGACGCGGTTTACGCGGTTAGGAATCGAGGATTGCTCATGGAAGAAGCTGTTCCTGCAGGTGTTGGAACGATGGCAGCTGTGATTGGGTTTGATCAAGAACGATTAGAAACAATTACGAATGAAGCTTCTAGCGGTGAAGAGAGCGTTCAGATCGCTAATCTTAATTGTCCAGGACAGATTGTTATTTCCGGGACCGTTGGTGGAGTTGAGAAAGCCAGTGCCCTTGCCAAAGAAGAAGGAGCCAAAGTGATTCCTCTTCAGGTAAGCGGACCGTTTCATTCTTCCCTTATGAAACCAGCTGCAGATAAATTCAACGAAATTTTA contains:
- the fabD gene encoding ACP S-malonyltransferase; translation: MGKIAFLFPGQGSQAVGMGKELVSQEASAKAIFDKADEKLAMKLSDIIFEGPEDVLKRTENTQPALLTMSTAVLELLKQRGIQADYVAGHSLGEYSALVAAGSLSFEDAVYAVRNRGLLMEEAVPAGVGTMAAVIGFDQERLETITNEASSGEESVQIANLNCPGQIVISGTVGGVEKASALAKEEGAKVIPLQVSGPFHSSLMKPAADKFNEILDRIVINEANTPVIANVTAKAITDRDDIKEKLIEQLYSPVRWEETVRELMDLGVDTFVEIGPGKVLSGLVKKVNRRANVIAVSDLETINMAVEKLKGESVDA